In Bacteroidota bacterium, one DNA window encodes the following:
- a CDS encoding PQQ-dependent sugar dehydrogenase: protein MNAQTASDSLVSSDLIVAGRFQSLFDSVHTVNLPPGFRCEVYYSAPNFHPRSLAIDPNGHIACSDMGAGIIYALLERSGTGVADTSIVLASGDGGAHGFAFYNSALYTAAERYVMKYEHPNAEGRYADSSRFIDNVPYLAEGVPNHYTRTILFDTIHKQILLSVGAPCNACRENDSNRAAILRLDLDGSHRSIYASGLRNAVGLTQDPMTGTVWAAVAERNSLGEDLPGDFVAKIEPGAFYGWPIAYGDHQWDDFNASTEYQALLPVTHADSVLVASMYVPQMIVPAHSTALGVAIDRATLFPSEYYGNAFIALHGSYHAADGRFIANGSSILRGAQSNGSWSVREFATGFLTDSLNYQRWARPCAVFFDSVGALYVASDEGGAHSAPAIYKIWYDPTFGVASNSAMPTARLAIVPDPVGPGQNVITVSLYGAHTSGTVVFEVRDAVGRLVRRSSDRALGSDFTTTIPIETLASGLYYVRIQSGSHWVSGSFVVVR from the coding sequence GTGAACGCACAGACCGCAAGCGATTCGCTTGTGTCGAGCGATCTCATCGTCGCAGGTCGATTTCAGTCGCTGTTCGATTCGGTCCATACGGTCAATCTCCCACCCGGTTTTCGCTGTGAAGTGTACTACAGCGCACCGAATTTTCATCCTCGTTCGCTTGCAATCGACCCGAACGGCCACATCGCGTGCTCGGATATGGGAGCGGGGATAATCTATGCGTTACTCGAGAGAAGCGGAACGGGTGTTGCCGACACGTCGATCGTGCTTGCAAGCGGCGATGGCGGTGCGCATGGATTTGCTTTTTATAATAGTGCCCTCTATACCGCCGCCGAGCGATATGTGATGAAGTACGAGCATCCGAATGCAGAGGGACGCTATGCCGATTCGTCACGCTTCATCGACAACGTCCCGTACCTCGCAGAGGGAGTTCCGAACCACTATACGCGAACAATACTCTTCGATACAATACACAAGCAGATCTTGCTCAGCGTGGGTGCACCGTGCAACGCATGCCGCGAGAATGACAGCAACCGCGCTGCAATTCTGCGTCTCGATCTCGACGGTTCGCATCGATCGATCTACGCGTCCGGGCTACGGAATGCGGTCGGGTTGACGCAGGATCCCATGACCGGCACAGTGTGGGCTGCGGTTGCAGAGCGCAATAGCCTCGGCGAGGACCTTCCGGGCGATTTTGTCGCGAAGATCGAACCCGGTGCGTTTTATGGCTGGCCGATTGCGTATGGCGATCACCAGTGGGACGATTTCAACGCTAGTACAGAGTATCAAGCACTGCTGCCCGTCACGCATGCGGATTCCGTGCTCGTTGCGTCAATGTATGTACCTCAGATGATCGTCCCTGCACACTCGACGGCTCTTGGCGTAGCGATCGATCGCGCGACCCTGTTTCCGAGCGAGTATTATGGGAATGCCTTCATTGCGTTGCATGGCTCGTATCATGCGGCGGATGGACGATTCATTGCGAACGGCTCGTCAATCCTCCGTGGTGCGCAATCGAACGGGAGTTGGAGTGTGCGGGAGTTTGCAACGGGGTTCCTGACCGATTCGCTTAACTATCAGCGATGGGCGCGGCCATGTGCCGTATTTTTCGATAGTGTCGGCGCGCTCTACGTTGCGTCCGATGAAGGCGGGGCTCACAGTGCACCGGCGATCTATAAAATATGGTATGACCCAACATTCGGTGTTGCAAGCAATTCCGCAATGCCGACTGCACGGCTCGCGATCGTGCCTGATCCGGTTGGGCCGGGTCAGAACGTCATCACGGTATCGTTGTATGGAGCGCACACCAGCGGTACGGTGGTGTTTGAGGTGCGGGATGCAGTCGGCAGATTGGTTCGTCGTTCGAGTGACCGTGCCCTTGGTTCGGACTTCACGACGACAATACCGATAGAGACGCTTGCATCGGGATTATACTATGTGCGAATCCAGAGTGGGAGCCATTGGGTTTCCGGCTCGTTCGTAGTTGTGCGGTAA